The uncultured Desulfuromonas sp. genome has a segment encoding these proteins:
- the yajC gene encoding preprotein translocase subunit YajC, producing the protein MVSEAYAMAGQPAAGGQSGYEGIIMLVIMFAIFYLLLIRPQQKRAKQHRQLLDALKAGDQVVTAGGIHGRIVTVQENVVTMEIDKGVKIKLNRASITATKEDA; encoded by the coding sequence ATGGTTTCAGAAGCTTACGCAATGGCAGGACAACCTGCTGCCGGGGGACAGTCCGGTTACGAAGGGATCATCATGTTGGTGATCATGTTCGCAATTTTTTATCTGCTGCTGATTCGTCCCCAGCAGAAACGTGCCAAGCAGCATCGTCAGCTGTTGGATGCGCTTAAGGCCGGTGATCAGGTGGTTACCGCAGGCGGTATTCATGGCCGTATTGTCACTGTCCAGGAGAATGTTGTTACCATGGAAATTGACAAAGGCGTTAAGATCAAGCTCAACCGCGCATCGATCACCGCGACCAAAGAGGACGCGTGA